In Bacteroidota bacterium, the genomic stretch TTGCAACCCTGCTCGACTTTTTCAACTAATTGTCCTAATAAATCCTGGCTTGTAAACCATGCAACTGAGATTTGTATCAATTTCTTAGAATCTGAAACCAGTTCTGTAATTTGTTTTCTAATATTTTCAAATGTTGCTTTTATCATGCACGGTATCTTTTAAAGTTATTGCTAACATTTCTCTCACAGCAATCTTGCTGTCATTGCTTATTACAACTCTTTTAAGCTATAAACCTCAGATTCTTAAATTAACTATTTCTCCAAAACATTAACATATTTTCAAATTAAAATGTTACAAATTAGCTGCATATAATTATATTTTGCTCAAGTATTCTGAAGCATGAACTTTCGAGCTTGGTTTGCCTAGCAGAGAAGCTTATCAAAACGGATTGCCGTTTTTAATCACGATTTTAGCGGGTTTGGAGAGGGTATTTATTGAAGCACTTTCTGATATTTGAGCTCTTTCAATTTTTATAATATTTTAAAACCTTAAGCATATTAATTATATTAAGACTCGTTAGTAACAAATTACTTATAGTAAAAAACTTAATATCATAAATGAAACCTTAGTAACAATATTAGTTCTGAACTAAAATTCTTATTTTTAATTGGTTATAATTGTTGCAGAATTAAAACGAACTAATTTTTCCCAATCTATTTCCCCATTATCTTTACAAAAATCATTTGAAAATTCTCTTGTAAATTTATTTATCATTTGAGAATATATTTCTACAAATTCATCAGTTTTTTCTTTTGCTTTGTAACCCAGAGGTTCAATTATCTTTGTATAAAGATTAGATTCATCAGAAAGGAATTCCCAAAATTTTTGTCCACAATATTTAAGATAATTTCCTTTATCTGGATTTTTATCTTTTCCATAACAACACCCATTTATAGCAATGATCTGTAATTGTGAATTACTTGTTCTCAAAGTCTTTTTAGCTGTTCGAAAATCCTCAATCATTTTTGTAATTTGAGAACTATTACCCCAATTTGGACCAGATTTAATAGCCACTATATTCCTTCTCCCATCATCATCATCAAATTCCAAATCAATTCCAGTAATACCAGACTTATAACCTCCATATACTTGACCACTAATAAAAATAGCAAGCCCTTCCAACCAATCACCAAAAATTGTTTCCTCATTTGAAGAAATATGAGCATCAACAATTCCACGAATTATCTCTTCAGCTGTTAAGACATGTTTTGCTTTAAATAAGTATGGATTTTTACGCTTTAAAACTTTTGACAATTTCAAATCATCAAGGCTTTGAATCCTTTTTTGATGAAATACACCAATATTTTTTTCAACGTATTGAGATACGTCTTCCAAATTTAGTTTTTTCATATTTTACTTCTGGTTCTAATAAATATAATTCAACAGGCTTAAGTTGTTTTCTGACCATTTCGTAATATTCAGGGACATTATCAATACCAATAGAATTACGTTTCATTCTATTAGCGACAATTAAAGTAGTTCCTGATCCCATAAAGGGATCAAGAACTGTATCATATTCTTTTGTGAAAAGTTTAATAAACCATTCAGGCAATTCTTCTGGAAATGCAGCACTATGATTTTTATTATTACATTCTGTTGCCAAATATAAAACGTTAGTAGGATATGCTTTATCTCTTTCCAACCAATTGGAAATATTTTTACCAAAACCGCTGCCAACTTTTGAATTATCTCTAAGTTTATCAGTTTTAGAAAGATTTTTTAAACGAGTCTTCGCCCAATCTCCCATCGGGATCATAACTTCTTCTTGGTACATATTAAATTTTTTTTCTTTATTAAATTGAAGAAGCCTTTCCCATGCATCTCGAAATCTATTTGGCCATTTTCCAGGATAACTATTTCTTTTATGCCATATAAATTCTTCAGTCCAAAGCCAACCTTGTTTTCTCATTTCAAGAATTAGTTCTAGAACATATGTGCTCCTTTCTCCATTAACAACTTTTTCTTTAATATTTAAAATAAATGTTCCTGTTGGTTTAAGAACTCTATGTAATTGTTCTGAAATTGGCAAAAACCATTCAACATATTTTTCCGGATAAATACCTCCATAAGTACTTTTTCTTTGATCTGCATAGGGAGGAGAAGTTACAATCAAATCAACAGAATTATCTTGTAATAATTTTAATTGATCTTTACTATCACCTAAATATAAATCAGTTTTTATCTCCATTAATTATACTTGCGTTAAATATGACAAATTTAATATTTATCAAATCCAAAATATCAAATAATTATTTTAATTTTTAACGTTGGCAAATAACAATCGCTTAAGTATTAATCTTAACAATATTAAAATTATTTTATTCGTTAATATTTGAAGAATTATTGCTTAAATTTTTAACGACCCTTTCTTTTGGCTCATTCGCATAGCAATACAAACACGAATGCGGGCAGGTATTATATGAGCCGATATCTTTACTTTGCACGCAACGGCAGTATTTACGCTGGCCCTTATCCTTTATGTTGCGCGATTTCAGAAGGTGACTGGAAGAATTGAAAAGATCGCCGGCGGTGACACCTAAAAAATCCATCAGCTTTTTGTCATAAGGAAATAGCCGGATCATCAGATCATCGTCTATACATTTGTTGTGCAAAATGCCAAATTGCTCAAGGTCAATTTTTTCGGCACAGGTAGCCAGCTCGAAATCCCAACTTTTGTTGAGCTGCTGAAGGCCGCAGGCAAATTCCGCCATATCTTTTTCAGTAAACTCCCGATAGGGAATACGATTTACCTGCAGGTTCTTCTGAACCTTTTTATACCGATTGATATCGGCAAAACTGAAAACCAATTTTTCAGTGTATCCTTTAAGCTGGTTCCCGATTTTTTCAACCTTTCTTAAAAGTTCTTCCACACCTGTTTGTTCCGTCAGGACCAGCGGGTCAAAACGCCAGATGACCTTTTCCTTGCCGATTTTTTTGGACAATTCCATGAAAGTATCCCTTCGCGACTGCAGCCCGGGAACAAAAGGTTCCAGCTTCTCCTTTTCGTAATCGTTCAGGGTAAACTGGAAATAATAATTGGGAATTTTTTCAGCTATTTCATCCAGGAAAGGGAAGACCGGCCGGGGATTCTTTGACCAGAAAACGATCAGCCGGGCCTGATCAAAGAAAACATTCTGATATGAACCATTGAAAGGGTTCCGCCACCGCACATAGCCTTCTTTCAGCCGCTGTACCAGCCATTCCGGATAAAAAGCAGGGATATCCGTCGACCGGCTGGCGGAGATGATTACCGGGGCTATGCCTTCAACGGTTTCGCCTCCGGATAATTTTACTGTAACTTTGGGCCAGGCCATTGTCCGTCAAGGTTTATATTGTCAAAAATACAACAATTTGAATGATGACAGATCAACTAAAACGGGATATTCATTTGCATGCCCATTCTGAACCACCTGCCGGGCATGACGGTCATTACTTCCGTGTAATGGGTATTTGTAAGATTGGTAGCTTCGGCGTAAACCTTGAAGTTCCTTATTTTCCAGGTAAAACGGGAATCGAACACCCAATACGGAGCCATGTTAACCCGGTCAATATAACGCACTTTGAAATCATGAGTAAAATTGGCAAAAAGCGTATGTTCCACGCCCATAATCAGCTGATGGCGGATATTCTGCAGAGCATAGCGTGATTCGATAAATTCCGGGTGGTTGAAGTCGGCCTTGATGTAATTATAACTCAGGGTCAGGTCTTTTACCGGGAAATTCTTACTGAAAATCACGGCAGGAAGCATGTGAACTGTCAGCTCCACCCCGCTTTTATCGACATTGCTGAGATTCACCGCACGGACAATATTCGTGGAATCGGTATATGGCACAGTCACCCAGTCGATAAGCCGGGTGGCATGCTGGTAAAAACAAGAAGCATTAAAAGTAAAGCCTGTCAGGGAATAACGGATTCCTCCTTCATAAGTCAAAGCATCTTCTGGCTTCAAAGAAGGATTGCCTTCTTCCTTACCGGGATTATCGTAATAAAGGTCGGTGAAGGTCGGAATTCTCACCGAACGGCCGGCATTCGCATAGACCCTTATATGCCGTCCCAAATCATAGCCCAGGTCTATTCCGGGAAATATATTCCAGCCAAACTGGTTGTACCAGTTGGCATATACACCCTTAGTGACATCAAAATGCCCGAATATAAACTTTTGCTCTGCATATACCCCAAAATTATCAAGATTGTGTCCTGAAAGCGGGCTTACAGATGATTTACCCGAACGGATTGCCGTACCCGAAATCATTTCGGAACGATATTCCAGTCCCATTCCACAGGTGCCCAGCCTGTTTTTTGCAGAAACATTCAAATCCGCCTCCAGCGCATCGGTTTGATGGAGATTTTCGTAAACCGAAGGATTCTGCCTGACAAAAACATATTTGTCGTCATTATGCCGATAGGAAAGGCGGGGTTTGATTTCAAACACTCCGGCATCTTTGACATATTCAATGCTGGCCAGTCCGGTTTTAAGCGACTCCCACTGGTCCTTAAATGAAGCGCTGGAATAAAAACCGTTGGCGCCATAACGGCGTTCGGTATATCCGCCCAGAAAGTTGAATTTACCGCCTAAAGCAGTCAGTTCCGACTGGTAAAAAACATTATCAACCTTATAATCTGTATTGTAATGATAGCCATCGGAAGCATCATGGGCAAAAGAAAGGAACTGTCCATATTTATTAGCAGGAAGGGCAACAGATGCCCCTATCCCGAAAGTGGCGAAATCTCCACCATACAGATGCAGGTCAACAGCTTTCTTCTCAGGCACGCGGGTAATGATGTTAACAGCGCCAGAAAATGCATTCTGTCCGTAAATTCTTGATCCAGGCCCCTTCAAAACAACGATATGATCTATGCTTTCAAAATTCAACGGCAGGTTCATGGAATAATGGCCTGTTTGAGGGTCAATTAACTTGATACCGTTGATCAGCACCAGGGTTTGCTCAAAAGTACCTCCCCTTATGCTGATATCGTCCTGTATTCCTGCTGGCCCCCTTTGGCGCATGTCAACACCCGGCACATAGCTTAACGCTTCAGCAGCACTTTGTACGGGCAGGTTTTGCAATTGCCGTTTCCCTATATAACTTATATTCCTTGATGATTCAGAAAAAGGAACTTCAAGCCTGTTTTCCTTTATGGTCACTTCGGGCAAAGTAACCACAGAGGAATCAATTTGGGCAGATAAAGGAGAAATGAGGACAATCAGCAAAAAGAAAATATGCAAATGTCTCATAAAAAATAGATCGTTCCTACTTATGCCTGCCGATTAAAATTTCGACAACATCTTCGATGCGGCGATTCTTGGCCGTCAACAAAACAAGGGTATGATAGAACAAATCGGCAACTTCATTGATAAACAAATCGTCGTTATTGTCTTTCGCTTCAATGACCACTTCAACAGCTTCCTCGCCTACTTTCTGCGCTACGCGGTTGATGCCGGATTTGAAAAGTTTGGTGGTATAATGCCCTTCAGGAAGTTCTTTTTTACGGGTATCAATTAAATCCTGAAGTTCAACCAGGAAATGTAAATCAGCCTTATTGACTTCATTAAAACAGGTATCCTGGCCGGTATGACAAACAGGACCGACTGGATTGGCCTTGATCAGGATGGTATCATTATCGCAATCAGGAATGATCTTCACTACATTCAGAAAATTACCGCTTGTTTCACCTTTGGTCCACAGACGTTTTTTGGTACGGCTGTAAAAGGTAACACGGCCTTCCTTCCGGGTTTTTTCAAATGCTTCAGCATTCATAAAACCCAGCATCAATACTTTATTTGTGGTGTTATCCTGAATAATAGCAGGAACCAAACCATCTAATTTGTCAAAATCTAAATTCATAACGCTCAAAAATAAAATGCCAAAGTTAAACCATTATAGACAAAAAGCAATACTCATGAAAACAATTACAATTTCCATGACTAATGAACAAACAGCTTTCAGTTTATAAAACGAACAATAAATGGGAAAACCGGAACTGAGATTCAGTTTATTGTTTTACGGCATAAAAACAGCGCTTGGGAGAAAACACTTTTTCATCCGCAACCAGTTTTTTAATTGCCTTATCAACATCTTTTTTGTCCAATCCCGATTTGTCGGCAATGTCGCCGCTCTTCATCGCCTCTTTCGATTCATTGAGGGTTTTCATAACCAATTCACTTGCATCCATGGCATATAATTTTTAAAATTTGAAAAATTAGAATAATTCCACTTCAATATTCTGAACAAATGCGGTGTAAGAATGTTCATGATCCAATTTTGCTTCGGAAAGAAGGAAAAGAACAGGTTTCTCCTGTCCGGCGCTGTTCCTGATATTCACTTCCCTTCTCTGGCCAACAATTTTATTTTCGCCCTGCCGTACAAAGGAATTTACAAATTCATCAGTTTTCACGGCTTCTTCAGAGAAAAGCACCTTAACATTCTTGCCCAGTACATCCTGGCGATCGATTTCCCACAAGTTTTCGGCAGCCTGATTGAAAAATTCAATAGTGCCGAATTGATTAATAGTCAGAATGGCATCCAGGGCGCCTTCCAGGGTCCTTTCGTTACGTATCTTAACTTTTTCAACTTCCTTGTATTGAAGCTGCATCTCGTACCTGGCCTTTTCCAATTTCTTGCTCAGGTCTTCCTGTGCACTTCTAAGCTGTTCTTCCTGTAGCTTCAATTGTTCGGTTTGGGCGGCTGTTTCAATTTCCATCAGTTTTTCCTTGGTGGCATCATAACCGATAAACACGATTTTGGCCACTTCGTTGTACATGTTGCGTACTGCAGAATACGTACCATTGAACCATTTATGGGCATTGGAACTGGTATTAATCTGAAACTGCCCCTGAAAAGCTTCACCGTTAACAACTGATTCCCAGGATTTCTTAAATTTATTCACTTCCAAGACGCTGATAAAATCAAAAACGGTCTTTTCATTCGCCTGTTCCTGCGAATATTCAAGGGTTTTAAGAAAATTCTGATTCCCTCCCAGGAATTCTCCTTCAGGAGTAAATTCAGCTTTAATGGTTGAACGGTTTAAAGCATCGATCTGGCCTTCATAATCCAGACTTTGCTTTTTCTGGTCTGTAGTGTCGATAGCCAGGAATAATATCCTTTCCACAGAATTATCAGAGCGCCTGATGCAGGTGAAAGTTGCCATGGTCCATAGATCCTGCCTTTGCCTGGTGACAAACTTCATATCCCCCTCAAAATGCTTTCCGCCCTTTGATAAATCATCCCAGATATTGAAAAACCAGGCCTTGTCTTTATCATTAATGAACATGGAGATGTTCTTTCCTTCGACATCAGAATTATTCATATAACCCAGTTTGTTTAAAAATCGGGTATTGGCATAAATCAGAGAACCATCGGGCATAAATTCAGCACGGATCATGGTATGATTCACGGAATTTGTAAAATTAACGAACTTTTCTGCCTGCCGGTTAGCCTCTTCCTGTGCGGCCTGTAATTCCTCCATGTTTTGCCTCAACTGTTCCTCTTTTGAAACCAGAGCATCTGACTGTTCCTGCGACTCCTTCAAAAGCCGGGAAGTCCTCAAGCTGATTTTTATGTTGGTAATGGAAGAAGCAATATTTTCGGCCACATTCTCCACAAATTCAATCTGGAAAGGCTCGAGTTTCTGGAAAGAAGCAATTTCTATTACACCGCAAAGTTCGTCATTGACAATCATCGGGACAAGCAAAAGACAGCGGGGATTTGCTTCTCCAAGCCCTGAGGTAATCCGCAAATAATTGTCAGGGACATCGGTCATGAAGATTGACTTTTTCTCCAGGGCGCATGTGCCGACAAGGCCTTCAGCCCAGGCAATACGGTTATCCGCAAACTTCCGGCGGTCGTATGCGAAACAGGCCGTCATATCAAAATATTTCTCGCTGGGATTATCCTCATTCAGCAAGTAGAAACCGCCCTGATTGGCCTTCAGATACTTTACCAGGTTGCTGATCAGTTCGTAGGACAATTCCTCTATTCCATTGTTAAACTTACGCAAAATATCCCCGAATTTTGCCAATCCTTCGGCAACCCAGTTCCGGTTCTCATCCTCTTTCCTGCGCTGTTTTTCAATTTCGCGCTTTTCAATCAGGTTGTCGCGCAAATCAAGAAGCGATTTTCCGAGTATATCTTTACTGTCCTGAAGCTTATATTCGGTTTCCAGTTCCCCTTCAATCAATCTTTTCAGAAAAATGAGAATTTTCTTGTTTTTTTGATACTCGGCGTCTGTCAATTCTTTCTTTTTCAGGTCACAATTACGCACAAACTGTCCCAGGAAATAACCGAGGACGCAACCTGCAATGGGGAAAAGGTCAATCACCCAGAAAATCGGATTGAGGTAATGAATTTGTGCAATAGCCTCAAAGGATAAATCTGTTTTGCAAATGATCACATCAACAATAAAAGCGATGAAGGTAAATCCCAAACCGATTAAACCTCCTTTCCAGGAATATCTTGTAACTATGGCTTTAGAGTTAACATCGTTCATAGTATTTCAATTTAATTGTGAGAGTATAGAAAAAAATTTATCCAGGTAACGCAAAATAACTTAAAATATCGAATATATTAAATTGCTTAAGAATTTATTCAAAACGCATCAATATTTTAAAACAGAAGGAGCAATTTTGTCGAGAGCCAGAACTTTATCCACTGCATTAAGTTTAATAGCCTCATTGGGCATACCAAAAACCACGCAGGATTTTTCATCCTGGGCGATGGTATAAGCTCCTGCCTGCTTCATTTCCAGCAATCCCTTAGCCCCGTCATCGCCCATGCCGGTCATAATTACGCCAATGGCATTGCGGCCCGCATAGCGCGCCGTCGAACGGAACAACACATCAACCGAAGGGCGGTGCCGGTTTACCAGCGGCCCATCCTTTATTTCGACATAATACTTAGCCCCGCTGCGTTTCAATAAAAGGTGATGATTGCCCGGCGCGATTAATGCCCGTCCCCTGATTACGCTGTCTCCGTTTTCGGCTTCCTTCACGTCTATTTTACAAAGTTCATTGAGCCTTTCGGCAAATGAACGG encodes the following:
- a CDS encoding PmeII family type II restriction endonuclease, with translation MKKLNLEDVSQYVEKNIGVFHQKRIQSLDDLKLSKVLKRKNPYLFKAKHVLTAEEIIRGIVDAHISSNEETIFGDWLEGLAIFISGQVYGGYKSGITGIDLEFDDDDGRRNIVAIKSGPNWGNSSQITKMIEDFRTAKKTLRTSNSQLQIIAINGCCYGKDKNPDKGNYLKYCGQKFWEFLSDESNLYTKIIEPLGYKAKEKTDEFVEIYSQMINKFTREFSNDFCKDNGEIDWEKLVRFNSATIITN
- a CDS encoding PAS domain-containing protein — translated: MNDVNSKAIVTRYSWKGGLIGLGFTFIAFIVDVIICKTDLSFEAIAQIHYLNPIFWVIDLFPIAGCVLGYFLGQFVRNCDLKKKELTDAEYQKNKKILIFLKRLIEGELETEYKLQDSKDILGKSLLDLRDNLIEKREIEKQRRKEDENRNWVAEGLAKFGDILRKFNNGIEELSYELISNLVKYLKANQGGFYLLNEDNPSEKYFDMTACFAYDRRKFADNRIAWAEGLVGTCALEKKSIFMTDVPDNYLRITSGLGEANPRCLLLVPMIVNDELCGVIEIASFQKLEPFQIEFVENVAENIASSITNIKISLRTSRLLKESQEQSDALVSKEEQLRQNMEELQAAQEEANRQAEKFVNFTNSVNHTMIRAEFMPDGSLIYANTRFLNKLGYMNNSDVEGKNISMFINDKDKAWFFNIWDDLSKGGKHFEGDMKFVTRQRQDLWTMATFTCIRRSDNSVERILFLAIDTTDQKKQSLDYEGQIDALNRSTIKAEFTPEGEFLGGNQNFLKTLEYSQEQANEKTVFDFISVLEVNKFKKSWESVVNGEAFQGQFQINTSSNAHKWFNGTYSAVRNMYNEVAKIVFIGYDATKEKLMEIETAAQTEQLKLQEEQLRSAQEDLSKKLEKARYEMQLQYKEVEKVKIRNERTLEGALDAILTINQFGTIEFFNQAAENLWEIDRQDVLGKNVKVLFSEEAVKTDEFVNSFVRQGENKIVGQRREVNIRNSAGQEKPVLFLLSEAKLDHEHSYTAFVQNIEVELF
- a CDS encoding MarR family transcriptional regulator produces the protein MDASELVMKTLNESKEAMKSGDIADKSGLDKKDVDKAIKKLVADEKVFSPKRCFYAVKQ
- a CDS encoding DUF1848 domain-containing protein; translation: MAWPKVTVKLSGGETVEGIAPVIISASRSTDIPAFYPEWLVQRLKEGYVRWRNPFNGSYQNVFFDQARLIVFWSKNPRPVFPFLDEIAEKIPNYYFQFTLNDYEKEKLEPFVPGLQSRRDTFMELSKKIGKEKVIWRFDPLVLTEQTGVEELLRKVEKIGNQLKGYTEKLVFSFADINRYKKVQKNLQVNRIPYREFTEKDMAEFACGLQQLNKSWDFELATCAEKIDLEQFGILHNKCIDDDLMIRLFPYDKKLMDFLGVTAGDLFNSSSHLLKSRNIKDKGQRKYCRCVQSKDIGSYNTCPHSCLYCYANEPKERVVKNLSNNSSNINE
- a CDS encoding TonB-dependent receptor, whose protein sequence is MRHLHIFFLLIVLISPLSAQIDSSVVTLPEVTIKENRLEVPFSESSRNISYIGKRQLQNLPVQSAAEALSYVPGVDMRQRGPAGIQDDISIRGGTFEQTLVLINGIKLIDPQTGHYSMNLPLNFESIDHIVVLKGPGSRIYGQNAFSGAVNIITRVPEKKAVDLHLYGGDFATFGIGASVALPANKYGQFLSFAHDASDGYHYNTDYKVDNVFYQSELTALGGKFNFLGGYTERRYGANGFYSSASFKDQWESLKTGLASIEYVKDAGVFEIKPRLSYRHNDDKYVFVRQNPSVYENLHQTDALEADLNVSAKNRLGTCGMGLEYRSEMISGTAIRSGKSSVSPLSGHNLDNFGVYAEQKFIFGHFDVTKGVYANWYNQFGWNIFPGIDLGYDLGRHIRVYANAGRSVRIPTFTDLYYDNPGKEEGNPSLKPEDALTYEGGIRYSLTGFTFNASCFYQHATRLIDWVTVPYTDSTNIVRAVNLSNVDKSGVELTVHMLPAVIFSKNFPVKDLTLSYNYIKADFNHPEFIESRYALQNIRHQLIMGVEHTLFANFTHDFKVRYIDRVNMAPYWVFDSRFTWKIRNFKVYAEATNLTNTHYTEVMTVMPGRWFRMGMQMNIPF
- the hisIE gene encoding bifunctional phosphoribosyl-AMP cyclohydrolase/phosphoribosyl-ATP diphosphatase HisIE, with protein sequence MNLDFDKLDGLVPAIIQDNTTNKVLMLGFMNAEAFEKTRKEGRVTFYSRTKKRLWTKGETSGNFLNVVKIIPDCDNDTILIKANPVGPVCHTGQDTCFNEVNKADLHFLVELQDLIDTRKKELPEGHYTTKLFKSGINRVAQKVGEEAVEVVIEAKDNNDDLFINEVADLFYHTLVLLTAKNRRIEDVVEILIGRHK
- a CDS encoding site-specific DNA-methyltransferase — its product is MEIKTDLYLGDSKDQLKLLQDNSVDLIVTSPPYADQRKSTYGGIYPEKYVEWFLPISEQLHRVLKPTGTFILNIKEKVVNGERSTYVLELILEMRKQGWLWTEEFIWHKRNSYPGKWPNRFRDAWERLLQFNKEKKFNMYQEEVMIPMGDWAKTRLKNLSKTDKLRDNSKVGSGFGKNISNWLERDKAYPTNVLYLATECNNKNHSAAFPEELPEWFIKLFTKEYDTVLDPFMGSGTTLIVANRMKRNSIGIDNVPEYYEMVRKQLKPVELYLLEPEVKYEKTKFGRRISIR